The DNA window CCATGCCAGGTCAAGTCATAACTCCTCCTTGGTGCCTACCCCATGTCAGTGGCTGAGTCCATGCATCTTGCCCTGGTGTTGAGGCACCTGCTGTCCTAGCCCTGCATGTCATCCCTCTGGTACCCTCCTGACCACTCATGGTCTCTCCTGTTCCCCCGCCTAtcctccagctccctggcttctttcttctcttctggtCATTCCACCTCAAGTTTGTCTCTgacctttcctcctctctcgTCCCTACACTGAGACTCCCTCCTTCTGAAAACCACCCTCTCTTCTTGCCACTGAATTTTTTAGAGGAGCCTCAGGCACCATTTCCCCTTGGCTCTGAGAAGACATTCTTCACAAACCACTCTCTCCTCTGGTGGTTTAACTCTCCAAACTAATTCTGTATGACAagtatttctctctgttttcccctCACTTAACAAAAggtgagaagagaaaagcagctgaCTGCACTTGCAGGAGCTGGTGAAAGAGCACCTCACTGATCAAGCTTCCTAGCCCATTATTATGGGCCCAACCAGCTCCTTTCCTCCTCATATACCTCCCTTCCACCTATAGATATACACCTGCTCTTCACctctttaaattctttcttgCATCCCTCAGCACTCTCATTCTCTATCTTTTCCCACCAGCGTAGGATGTGGTTAAATGTCAAGTGACTGACAAATCTGACATAATGGAAATTTTGCCCAGTTCTGGTCACACCACTTTGCATTGGTGTAAATTGGATATCCACCTTCATGCTTCAAGAAAGGCCCCCATTACTTAGATACAGCAGTGGTCAGTCTGGCAGACTCTTTTAACCAGAAactttcttttatctttctgtatGCTGTAGCTCTGAAACGTGAACCCCACTACTGAGAACAGTGTTTTTCTTAAGCCAAATATTCTGCAGACTAAGATATTGTATGTGCTAATCTGTACTGAATccttgaaggaaaatatttacttggaaaatatttacatgaaaaatttaTGCTAGCACACATAGGCAGGTTTGAAAGTAATAGGACTGCTTAGTAACTGAGAATGAAATGTGTATATGTGGATTGTGCAAccagctgaaaacatttaatcTCTGAGATCATCATTGTCCTTCAATAAATTTGTATCcttaattctctttttcatttttctttcaatcaGAAATCCTACCCCAGATCACTGGGCACTAGTAACTGGACTGCCAACATATGTGGCTGAAAGTGGATTTGTAAGTACATAGTTTGGACTCcattaatgttttctgaattgaaGCCTGACCAATACTGCTTTTCATCagttcagatttttgtttgataTTTAAACTTCTCACTGTTAAAATTAtactctctctatatatattatttatgcatttatttattttttctttaatccccTAGATTTGCAACATTATGAATGCTGCTGCAGATGAGATGTTTAACTTTCAGGTAATGTGCACACTTCAAATTCTATCAAGTATTCTacttttcttacagaaatgtaatttacaGTCAATATTAGGCACACGAAAATGTCATTAGCCATAGGTCATGATGTAAAATGGGATTGCTGCTGTGTTTAGAAAACACATTAAGTACATGGTGTCTTTCTGCTTGCTATTGCTTCAAGGAAGGTCCTCTAGACGAATCAGGATGGACTATCAAAAATGTTCTCTCCATGCCAATAGtcaacaaaaaggaagaaattgttgGTGTTGTCacattttataacagaaaagatGGGAAACCATTTGATGAACAGGACGAGACCCTTATGGAGGTATAGTTCCTTGCTATGGCTAGAAGTAGTTCGTATGGTTGACAGAGATCACTTTTTCGCATTGCAGCCCTGCAAAAAGTCCCCCAGTGTTCTGCAGCTAAGTAAGTTTATTTGTTGCTTATACAGGTATTACACAGTAACCTGAAAGTTTTGAAAGCATCTAAATGAAATGATGGGTGTTTGAAAGTTTTGAAAACTCAGCTGTATTCAgatcattttgttttgtcattctTAGATTGACTGCCTAGCTGTGAGCAGCCATGATGTAGTAACAAGACCATTTTGACCTGTGATCAGATACAGCCGGGCAATTCCCTCCAAAAGTTACACCTGAGTAATCTGTGATAGAAAGTGTGGCCAGCTATTGAATCTACCAACAGCAGCTTTCATCAAAGTCCTTGTGGCTGAGAAATGTTTCTATGCTAGTTTCAGTCCTATAAAAACATCCAGCTCTTGGCATCTATTATCAACTAGAGCATTTCCTGAAATAGACTTTTACTGTCAAACAAAATGACCAAGCAAAAAAATCAGTTGGAATTGGCCACTGAACAGCAAACAAGCTGAGTGCAAACACAGAGTGTGAGTAAATAGATGTGAAAGGTGATGGGACTGTCTTGCTCTCCCTTGATACAGAGGTTCCTGACCTGTTGTCATGGTTATGACACCAGCCTTTCCATAGGCATGGAGTACTATACTGAACGCCTGTAACAACACATAAGTAGCTTTCTGTATGCTGAACATGACAGAGGGTCCTCAAACCTTTGTCATATGGACACGCTTGAGACCTAGTCAGATCCATCAGCTGGGGCGCTGCTGTGCTGAAGAGCAAGAAGTGGTTGGGAGCAGAGGCGTGATTGTGCATTGCTAGACTTGGAGACAGCATGGAGCTTATGttgttataaaaatacatcatgTGGTGTGGAGATGCTTTGGTTAGTttactgtttctcatttttcttctctccaagtCCCTGACACAGTTTCTGGGCTGGTCCGTACTCAACACAGATACATATGATAAGATGAACAAGCTGGAGAACCGGAAAGACATTGCCCAGGATATGGTGCTCTACCATGTGAAGTGTGACAAGGATGAAATTCAGGAAATTCTGGTAATGTCTTGCAAAGCGCAGCACACCCATGAGCATACTGGCCTGGCATTTGCATACAGGCCTGGTCAGTGCCAAACAGCAGCTGTGTCTGTGGACACAGGTCTCCCATACCTCAGAAAAGCTTCCAGCCACCGCAGTGTACAGGCTGTGCCCAGGCAGCACTTACTGCACAATGGCAGAACAAGTCTTCGTTTTGGCTTAAGGCCAGTTGTGGTCTGCCTCAGCAGGCTGCGCTGAGTCCTTTctattttcctcagaaaagccAGCCCTGGAGTTGAGCTCACCACCTCCAGGGTGTGAGCTTCCTTTGCTGTGTGACTGTGAGGTGGGCTGTGGGGGGGTGAAAGAGGAGCTAATTTATGTCCCAAAACCTCTTCGGTACAGAGGATGTGGGGTTACTGAACACAACTGAGACACTGGGAATTTTATAGGGGAATTTTTGCAAGTGGAGGAAAAACCAAGCCAAAATCAATGAAAGGTATGACATTCCTACAAAGAAGAGCATGTTAAAACACCAGAAATAAAAGTGAGGTCTGGAAAGAAAACGTGATCTGCATATGAGAGCTACCTCCCATAGTAGGTTCACCCTAGATTGATctaaagcagcacagcacaaagtCCTGTGGAATACAGTAGTCAATGTAACATGTCCATGCTCTTTGCAGCCAACACgagaaaagctggggaaggagccaAATGAgtgtgaggaagaggagctggcAAGTATCCTGGTAAGGGCAATGTACTTCTGGAATTGGAAGTGATGCCAAACAAATACTGCCTGGGTGGGGACAGGAAAGAGTTGCCAGTGCTGGCACGCCAGTACATAACAGCAGGGCACCCGGTGAAGGGTGAAGGTGAAGCACACCCCACCCTTCCTGTGCTGTGAGAGTGTGAGGGCATTATGGTCATGTAGCAGAGAATGCCTTCCCAGATCCCAGAAAGTGACTGCTCTGTGACTCTTTATCTCAGGAGGTTCAATGTCCATCTGGGAGCACGTCAGCGGCCTTGACATATCATACATTTTGTTCACTAGGGCAAATAAGGAACCTTAAGACTTCTCCTGTAAGACCTGACAACTTTGGAGTCTCCATCCTAATCAAATCAAAAAGAAGAGTGCttaacagaaagcaagcagtatTTCTCACGATTGACCAAAAATGCTTTACCTCTTCCCCCACTAATATGGTTATCATGACAATCTGCATTTAATTCTAAAACGGAAGGTTCCAAGCACAATCAGactgataattttttatttagaaaaaaacacttccaggtGTTTCTAGATACAGCATAAATGTCACAGCAATAAACCCTTCCACctcttttgcagaaagaagaacTCCCAGGGCCCACCAAGTTCGAAATCTATGAGTTCAGGTTCTCCGATTTCGACTGCACCGAGCTGGAGCTGGTGAAGTGTGGCATTCAGATGTACTACGAGCTTGGCGTGGTGAAGAAGTTCCAGATCCCGCAGGAGGTAGGAGCTGGCAGTGCACAGGGACTCCCACCTTGTCCCGTGCCCACAGGCACGGGTCGGCCAGCAGCTCAGAAATCAGGCAGAGGTCTGGGTTGCTGTGGGCTTGCAGGCAGAGGGACTGGCATCCCGAGTCCACAGGCCCTGCTGAGAGCAAGGAACCCACTCTCAAACCTGTGGTGGCCAATATGGGTTTGGAGCTTGAAGccagctgcttctgttctggACTATATGAACTTCTGCTACAGGTATGGGCTTGCTATCAGGTCTATACAGATGAGGACTGCACCATGCAAACACTTTCTTACCCCAGTATAGAAACTTATTCAACCCCAAAGACCCCGATTTGCAAATTCAAGGCTGTTTGCAGCCATCCGTGCCCCTGTCAGGCTCTGAAAATTGGCGTTTAGGCAGTGCTGCGTCTCTCCGAGGGATTTTTCAGAGCCTCACGTGAGGCTTACCTCCATCTAGTGGGTTCTGCGGGTAACTGCGCGCAGATTTTTCAGCCGGACATCCCTCACCCTGGAAAGGCAGGCTGGAAAgtaggagggaaaggaagggctGGGCATGGGAATTGCTTAGCacaagcaaatgcaaaaagcatTCAGTATATCTACTCTGGAATAACTAGCTTCTGATGCAGGTGTGAAAAACAGCTATTCTTTGCTGTTCCTTTGAGCagctgagattttaaaaaatgaataatcatCCATGATTTATTCCCTCGCCAATGAAGAAAAACTCTGTAGCTACAAGAACTTGTCCACATAAAGAAGTtgaatgcagaaagaaagaaaaaacaacactttatTATTTAATACCCTATGTTGTAATAGGTGATATAATATATTCCATCTCTCTAGACCTAAAGAGCCATCTCTTTTCAAGCAACATAAGTATTAGTAAGTCAGAATATACGGAAAGGACAAGTCTTACTaatgaaaacataaagaaacacagaagttgAATAAATTCACAAACTCTAGGAGGAAATCTTTGTTCCTCCAGCCATTGCTGTTTCTCATTCCCCCCACAGACATCCcagtgattttaattttcttaagaaaggagaaagatgtAGGAAAGCAGAGAGCTATATTTTGGTCACCTCCACTTTAGTGCACTTTAGTGCACTTTAGACCTTGCAATGACAACATTGCCAGGGAAGCCTGACAACATTACAGTTTCTGATTCCTTCCTGGAGCCATCTCTGAAGAGCAGCTCTGATCTTCATCCATGACTTCCATACGTGGTCTTTATCACAAGAACAACAGCTACCAGCTCCAACCACAAGTCAGCTGGCATGACAAAAACTAACACCCTCTCTCCCAATTCGCAGGTTCTGGTGAGGTTTGTGTACTCTGTCAGCAAAGGCTACCGGAAGATAACGTATCACAACTGGCGCCATGGCTTCAACGTTGCACAGACCATGTTCACGCTCCTAATGGTAAGGTAACACCACCCCAATTAATTCTGCGGCACAGCTTTTTCTGCAGTAGGTCTGATGTTGTGCCCTGGAGACATGCAGGGCTCCCTTTGAATCTTGTTGTAGGATACGTTTGTCACTCCTAGCACATTTCCTACCAAATGAGGCCTCCATTCACCTTAAGTGATGAGTCCATGAATTACCACCCAAGGTGGGGCCATACCCACTGAATGGAGCACTTCACTTACCGTGGGCACAGACAAGTGTGGCATTGAAAAGCCTCCAGGTTACCCCTTCtgcaggggaagaaggaaacccttctgcaggaaggaaggacTGCAGGACTCCCCTTCTTCCAACAGTTTCTAACAGTAACAGCTGGGCTGACATTAGCTTGGATGAGGACAACCTCACCTCCTCCATATGAAGGCAGGACAGCATGGGTGTAAGTCTTTGGCTAGCATGAGTGTGGCAAGTGCCATTTCTCATGGGCTGTCAGGGTGACAGGAGCCCCATGAAGGAAAACGGCGTTGGACGTGTGCCCCACACCAGCAAAGGCTTGGCCCCGTGTCGCAGTACAGAGGGCATGCCCTGCACGCCTGGTGGCAGAATTACACCTACCACTCCCAGCCCACCCTCTGAGCAGTTCAGCTTTCTGGCCCACTGGCCAGAAGGACACAGAGTGCCTTGTGTCCAGTGAGAGGAGAGGTGTGGCTATCAGGGTGCACGTGTCGTGAGGGCATAaggctgctggagcagtgggTAGCCAACATAGCATGTGGGCATCGAGCACATACGCATGACACATGTGCGTCCTtgagtctgaaatattttgtttccagctgctTCCCCACGTTAACCTAAGTGTACCATGTATTGTATCTagcttcacaaatattttcagttctccTGGACTGTTTCAATGCAGAGATCCCCGGCACAGAGCAGTCACAGCCCAGTACCTTTTCCTGTAAGAGATACTAACAGAGGGCATGCAAATTCTCACCCTCCAGACTGGCAAACTGAAGCGTTACTACACAGACCTAGAAGCCCTTGCAATGGtaactgctgctctgtgccacgATATCGACCACAGAGGAACCAACAACCTTTACCAGATGAAGTAAGCATTCTCCTGCCACTTCCAAccatttcctgctgcttttgcataAGTGGGGTCAGGCTGCAATCACAGCAAacttcagcacagctctgttttACGCAGGTTAAGAACCTTCCTTTGCAAGTAACCTCTCTTTTCACCTTGCTGTGGCACTTGGGCTTACGCCTCAGCCAGTGGGGAAGCCAATATTTTGCAGTGCTCACTGGGGCTTGCTTTACGTCCTAGCAGTCTGGCCTCTGCTGTTTGGTTAAAGCAACACTCTACATTGCTGTTAAAGGGGGGACCAAGTGCAGTGCAGACATTTAGTAGCCTGAGTATCACAGGACACTCAGGATGCTACTGGGAGCATTCTGGACACGCAAAGCCTGCTTTGTACTGGAAGGTGTCTATGCAGAAAGCACCACGCACCAAGCACTGCCCTCGTCTGGAGAAACCTAGCACCTGTGAGGATGTGAGGGCTGCTTTGGGTAGGTAGTTACCAGCTTCACAAAAAGAGCCACATGATTTCACTGACCAGTCAGGCCTCTGTTGCTGGCTTAAGGCAGTGTCAGGTCATAGGTTTATTGAGTGATGGCTGTACTATCTAACTGATTTCTGGAGCCTCGGGAAAACATAAGTGAAGCTGGCTGGTGCTTTGGATATGAGAGTGTCCGGCTCTTTGGCTAGGGAAGTGTCCAAAGGCTGCTGgtgttcctgctgcttttaCCAGAGGTAAACATATACTTCTTCAGAAGCTTAACAACAAGCTTGCAATACTGACTAATAAAAGTACTGTTATGAGCATTTTAGGTGATATTCACAGGTGGAAGGATATTTTATACAGGGTCCAAATAGCTATAAGCAGAGTCACTGTCTGTTACCAGTTAGACTGAAGTTGttagctattaaaaatattactcttAAGCCCTTCATAAAATGAGTTGAACTTGTGTGTGTGACAAATTTCAATTGGGACACTTTTTAACTAAGTGCTATACTAACATTTTCGATTTTTCTCTTTACGCAACCAGATCTCAAAATCCATTAGCTAAACTTCATGGATCCTCAATTTTAGAGAGGCATCACTTGGAATTTGGAAAGTTTTTGCTCTCTGAAGAGGTTTGTAATGAACTGTAATGTAAGATCCTGAATAATTTACTTGCCACAAAGTCTTTTAGCAACATACACCATGGCCATCAGCTGCTATGACTCTTGCCCAGAGACTTAGCATAGGATATTTCTCTGGTTTGGGTTTCTGAGGACCTGCAGCCACCTCACTCCCTTCTACCCCCAAGTCATTTCTGCTCACCAGAGACCAAAACCCTTAGGCTTCCTACATGCGTGGCTTGGTTTCTTCAGAAGCCATGTCGTTAGCCCTGTAGGAAAGTGTTAAACACAGGGTTCTCCTCCTGTAGCCCCTCTGATAGGACCAAGGCTGACACACATCCCCATCTAACTTTCAGGCAAATTCCCACTGGGGTGAGCAGACATGGTTTAGGCACAAAGCGTGTATCAAGCTACAGACACAAACCCTGCTCAGTGAGCACAGGGGGGAGTTCACCAACAGATGGTGAACTGGGCTCACAGCCCTTGCACCTTAGGGGGAGCAAGCTGCaacacttagaaaataaattttaaaaagcacatttcagaGAGGGAAATGCCCACTAGCTCACAACAACATGGAGCTTGGATTCTGCAGCTTcccttgcttgtttttcagtcaCTGAACATATGCCAGAACCTCAACCGGAGACAACATGAGCACATGATTCACCTGATGGACATTGCCATTATAGCAACAGATCTGGCACTGTACTTCAAGTAAGTCGGTCACGTACGCTGTGGGTGAAGGGCAGGAAGCAGCTGGTGCTGTACAAACACAAAACGTGATGCTTTGCTGTGAGAGGCCCTCCGTGTGGCAATCCTCTACACAGATGCTTCCTCCAGAAGGCTTCTTTTAATGCTGATATAAGAGGTGGCGGGAAGAATTCAGATTGTTCAGAAGAATTTTGAGCTTTTATTCATTAGATCATGTATGTGACTTTTAGCCTTCTGTTTCCAACAAGACTGTGCTATATGACCCCCTAACTGAAaaagagttgctttttttttttttttttttttttcacctagcACTTCAGCACTAAAAATACTTATTAATGGTCAATGGCATGGCCTGGGCTTCATTAACTTCTCTGTGAAAGCAGCACAACTCAAATACTAAGTGGTCTATTATAGTTGAATATGCAGTTCATAGTCTATTTCACATCCAAAAGTCAGAAATATTCAACACCACAGAGCTGCATGCACTGACTTCCTAGGGCATAAGGCTGTAAGTCAGCAACATATGACATCCTCAGTAGCAAGGAGCTTTCAAAACGTGTTTTCAAATACAGGGCCAAGACCAGAGACTGCTTCTATGTTTTACGCTGAAGAATCAttacacaaaatataaatagtCCAAAAAAAGTAGAGTGTGAAGAAGAGCCTAAGACCCAGTCCTCTTACTTTGAAGGCTGGGTGTTTATATGGGAGCAGACACCACTACTTCTCTACCAGATGGGAACAAGCTCATCTTTGCCATCATTGAGTCACAGTCTATAAAGGAAGATTTGATTTAGATCAGATTCCAGGCAAAACAGTATGGACAGAGCACATCGTCAAGTCTCATTATGGATCTGGCCTAATTGTCTTATTTGCTGGCattaaaccagattttttttcatgatttcacACCTCTCAAAATGTGAGTGTGTTGTATATAAACCACTCCCCAGAATTTGCTACACATATCTAggtatataaataatattaacaaGGTCAGACAGCGTTTATAGAGACAGGTAGTCCTACAAATACTCCAACATCTGGGCCAGCTCTATGTTTCTGCCATTTCCTTAACATTCAGGCAAAAGCCTTCCTGTGTTGTCAGTAAAGCCAATAACATTTCTCAGCTTGCATAACCTGCAGTAGCACATACTTTCAAACAATGGGCTCAAGTCTCACCACGAcacttactttttctttaagccaTTTGCAATGGTTTCCCTTACATAAAACAAGCAAGTGATGGTGCTTGGTTTTGTTGGGGGCTTCCTTGGGGACCTAACTGCCAGGACAACAACCACTAGAAACCCAGCCATCTGTTTTTAACAcagttgcttctttttctttctttttttttttccccaaaggaaaaGGACAATGTTCCAGAAGATCGTTGATGAGTCTAAGACATACGATAACATGAATGCCTGGACTGAATACCTGTCTCTGGAGACAACAAAGAAAGAGGTTGTCATGTGAGTAAATTATCTCTTGAGAGATTAATGGTGTGGTTGTGTCCTTCTTCCTGGGCTTACCAGTGGGAACTCCAAAACATGCCTATGCCCACAGTATATCCAGTTTTAAAAAGGATTCTTCTGCTTCAACAGCAATGGTCCCTAGCTAATATACTCCCCTGTTTTCAATTTCTAATGTGagctgagcaggaaaaaaacaacaaaaaactctgGAATTGTGCAGTTACTGCATTCCTGTGCTTCTCTTAGCATGAGAGTAGTACGTGATATTTTATTGTCCACTCAAATCTGATCTTTTGGAGAAGcaaggaaaacacacaaacaaaaacaaaccaaacaaaaacaaaccaaccaaccaaacaaacagggaagaaagcttgaagtttttctttcctgactgGATGGAAAATCCTGACTGGATGTGGGACATCCCCTCTGGTCATATACCCATTAACGAGATGCAGGATCTCTCAGACCACAACGTATGCCACAAGCGGGAGCAGTCTACAATGGTGGAGCAAAGGGAAACCAATCTGTGATTTGTTCTTCCTAATAGCAACGAGAGTTGCACCATGCTGTTGTTGTAACCAGCAAATGCTCTGCAGTACAAGTTGCACTGGTGATGGAGCTCACCCATAACCTCAACTGTGACCTGCACTGTTATACCTCAATGAGGGACTGAAATGAGTTTCAAGTTCAGCTCAGCAGTGACCAAAGTGATGAACTTCCTAGTGTCAGAAGCAAGCAGTTCCCTAGCACAAATCCATTTGTATCAAGCGAGCAATCCTTAATGTGTGTCCCAGTCCAAGTTTGCTACAGCAACCCATCTCCTGTATCTACCCcatcagcacagagctgggacaTTACACGGTATTGGGTGGGGCATGAGCATCCTAAGCCTGCAAGAGGCAGGGTGAGGGCTCCAGAGAAGAAactaatttctcttctgtttttagGGCCATGATGATGACTGCTTGTGATTTGTCAGCCATCACTAAACCTTGGGAAGTCCAGAGTAAGGTCAGGCGCTTGATATACTGTCAGATTTCTCTAGCTTATACTTGAAAGTAATGCAAATTTCTAAGCTGCCTGAAAACTGAGTCAAAGTTTCCTACTAAAACTACTGAAAAGACTTCAGAATAATGATGGTTTTGATGGATAAATCATTCTTTAAGACTGAAGCTGTGAATTCTGTAGGAATTTGTGTTcaccaaagggaaaataataataataacaaaaaaacaataatttaatttcttggGCTATTATTGGGCTAATATTGTCGTGCATGTCAcgactttttttaaatttattttatttttttaagcaatacCTGCTGGCTGGTCTGTTGTTCAATTTCCTTTAGGACTTCCTTTCTGAACCGTACTTGCTCAGTTGCTAAGtaacaaacattaaaatttaaagaaggataaaaaaaaataaagtcacctTCATGTTCAGCATGGGAAAGGGGCAGCTGAGGAAGTCGTAACAGGAAAACACAGCTCTGACTGTGAAGCAAATCCTTGCAGGGGACACATTAGAAACATTTCTTATTAGGTGAACAGAAGACAAGCTCCAATAATAAGTTGGCATTGGGCTGTCACTACACAGGTGCAGACCTGTTGCCACTGCTGCCATTTGCAGCGGAAAGGTTGGGGCTGGATGTGAAGAGATGGAGGGGCTGGAAGTGACATTTGCTTCAGAAAGGAGTCCTAAGTCCTAACTAGAAAGCCAAAATCAGTgctaacttttctttttctctccttggcAATGTAGGTAGCTCTCCTGGTAGCAGCTGAGTTCTGGGAGCAAGGGGACTTAGAAATAAGCGTCCTTCAGCAAC is part of the Cygnus olor isolate bCygOlo1 chromosome Z, bCygOlo1.pri.v2, whole genome shotgun sequence genome and encodes:
- the PDE6B gene encoding rod cGMP-specific 3',5'-cyclic phosphodiesterase subunit beta → MSISEDDVEKFLDGNPAFAKQYFEKKLKTESWDDNESEILFELIQDMQESINMEKVVFKTLRRIRSLIHADRCSLFMYRQRNGTPELATRLFNIQEGSTLEECLVSPDCEIVYPLDIGIVGYVAQTKKTMNIKDVSECAQFSPFVDELTDYTTKSILATPILNGKDLVAVILALNKLNGPYFTSSDETLFLKYLNFASLNLKIYHLSYLHNCETRRGQVLLWSANKVFEELTDIERQFHKAFYTVRAYLNCDRYSVGLLDMTKQKEFFDLWPVLLGEVPPYSGPRTPDGREIVFYKVIDYILHGKEDIKVIPNPTPDHWALVTGLPTYVAESGFICNIMNAAADEMFNFQEGPLDESGWTIKNVLSMPIVNKKEEIVGVVTFYNRKDGKPFDEQDETLMESLTQFLGWSVLNTDTYDKMNKLENRKDIAQDMVLYHVKCDKDEIQEILPTREKLGKEPNECEEEELASILKEELPGPTKFEIYEFRFSDFDCTELELVKCGIQMYYELGVVKKFQIPQEVLVRFVYSVSKGYRKITYHNWRHGFNVAQTMFTLLMTGKLKRYYTDLEALAMVTAALCHDIDHRGTNNLYQMKSQNPLAKLHGSSILERHHLEFGKFLLSEESLNICQNLNRRQHEHMIHLMDIAIIATDLALYFKKRTMFQKIVDESKTYDNMNAWTEYLSLETTKKEVVMAMMMTACDLSAITKPWEVQSKVALLVAAEFWEQGDLEISVLQQQPIPMMDRRKAAELPKLQVGFIDFVCTFVYKEFSRFHEEIQPMLDGLLNNRNEWKTRADEYDAKMKALEEEKKKEEEKMAAQKDGITCNGGTAPASKTCSIL